From the Archangium lipolyticum genome, the window GGAGGAGGCGCAGGTGACGGCGCAGCTCGAGCACCCCCATGTCCCGCCGGTGCACGAGATGGGCCTGGCGTCCAACGGCGAGCATTACTTCTCCATGCGGCTGGTGGAGGGGCGCACGCTGGATGCCATCCTGCGCGACCCGGACTTCGACGTGGAGGACGAGGCGCGGTTGTTCCGCGTGCTGCAGGTGTTCCTCAAAGTGTGTGACGCGGTGGCCTTCGCGCACAGCCGGGGCGTGGTGCACTGCGATCTCAAGCCCTCCAACATCATGGTGGGCAGCCATGGCCAGGTGTACGTGATGGACTGGGGCATCGCGCTGCTCAACGAGCTGGGAGAGCGCCCCGTCAGCGTCGGCCCCGAGGAGCGGCGTTCCTCGCGCACGGGCAACGTGATGGGGACACCGGGGTACATGGCGCCCGAGCAGGCGCGCGGTCACCACCACGCGGTGGATGCGCGCACGGACATCTTCGCGCTCGGGGCCATCCTCTACCGCATCCTCACGGGCCGGCGGCCCTACTCGGACTCCACGGGGAAGGAGGCCTACAGACGTTCCCTCTACGCGGAGGTAACGCCTCCAGAGGAGATGGCCCCGGACAAGCGGCTGCCGAGGTGGTTGTGCGCCATCGCCATGCGGGCCCTGTCGTTCGGACAGGAGGAGCGCCACCCCCGGGTGGAGTCGTTGCAGGAGGACGTGGAGTCCTACATGCGGGGCGTGGGGCGCTACCCGCTGAGGTCCTTCGGGACGGGACAGGTCATCGTCCGCGAGGGCGAGAAGGGAGAGCGGGCCTACGTCATCCACCGGGGGCGGTGCGTGGCGTACAAGCTGGTGGGAGGGCGGCGGCAGGTGCTGCGC encodes:
- a CDS encoding serine/threonine protein kinase yields the protein MTDEKPMGPSWGEGLEDLGELGQGGMARVRRARDTRLRRELAVKVLAPELAENPEAVRRFQEEAQVTAQLEHPHVPPVHEMGLASNGEHYFSMRLVEGRTLDAILRDPDFDVEDEARLFRVLQVFLKVCDAVAFAHSRGVVHCDLKPSNIMVGSHGQVYVMDWGIALLNELGERPVSVGPEERRSSRTGNVMGTPGYMAPEQARGHHHAVDARTDIFALGAILYRILTGRRPYSDSTGKEAYRRSLYAEVTPPEEMAPDKRLPRWLCAIAMRALSFGQEERHPRVESLQEDVESYMRGVGRYPLRSFGTGQVIVREGEKGERAYVIHRGRCVAYKLVGGRRQVLREMGPGDIFGETAIFASQVRTATVEALEETVVSEVGREALEQELQMTFIMNRVVRSLARRFHDVDRRTSVLAAEVDAAHLAREVLLHLNFHGTAVSGEERAAPWRPLCERLMRQWGLSAEQLATAVRAVPQVSLDEASDRITVRDSRESEAEHPVPGR